The nucleotide window ATAAAAAAAACTAACATTATTTTTTTCATAATTAAAAAATTAGATGGTAATTACCTTATACAAATCTATTAAAAAAAACAATTGATATCATATATTTAAAATTAATTTATCTAAGCTTATAAAAAATTAAAAATAAACGTTTTAAAATTTCACATTTTAAATTAATTATTCTAATTTTCAGATTATTTTCGAAAATAGTTATTGAATTAAGTTTTATGTTATGAAAAAAATTATTGCCTCAATTTTTACATTATTTTTTTATCAGTTTTGTTTTAGCCAAGTAGTTGATTTTACATATTCACAAACCTGTATTGGTTCTGTTCCAACAACTCTTACAGGCTCTTCTACTTATCCTGATTCAGACATACAGACTTGGGAATGGGATATTAATAGCGATGGATCATGGGACTATACAGGCAAAACAGTAACAGTATATAGTTTCATTTCACCAGGCGTTTATTCTATTCCGGTTACATTAAGAATAACTTTAATTACTGGTCCTAGTTTTTCAAAAATGAATAATGTGATTCTTGATCCTAAACCAACTGTTGATTTTATTGTTTCCAACCCATGCGTTAATGATATGGCAATATATACAAGCCAATCAAATATAATTTCAGGAAGTATCGTAAAGTATATCTGGGATTTTACAAACGATTTAATGCCAGATGACAGTTCAGGAAGCACTGTTAATTATTTTTGCAGTACAATTGGAAGCATTAATTCTAAGCTAAAAGCTGTATCAGATAAAGGTTGTAAAAATGAAATTATTAAAACTGTACAAATTTATTCAAAACCTATCGCATCATTTTTAGTACAGAATAATTGTACAAATAAAAACACTTTATTCATAAATTCATCATCAATTGGTTTTTATTATTGGAATTTTGGTGATGGCACTCAATCTACTTCTACTGGCCATGTTTCTCATATTTATAATAACTCTGGGAGTTATAATGTTACATTAATTAATACAAGTAACGGATGTAGTGATACAGTTACAAATAACATATCAATTTATCAGTCACCTACTGCCTCGTTTTCAATATCTAATATATGTCAAGGACAAAATACAATGTTTAATCCAACCCAGATTGCTAATAATTACCACTGGGATTTTGGTGACGGTAATCAAGTAAATACTTCAGGGAGTGCTACACATACTTATATTAATTCTGGTAATTATTATGTGACCTTAGTTGCTTCTAATAACAACCCATGTAATGATACAATAACAAATAACATAAACATTAATCCAACTCCAATTGTTAGTATTTCAGCACCAGATACTATGATATACGGAAACGGACAAATACAACTTACTGCAAATGGTGGAGGAAATGTTCAATGGTCAAACGGAATGCAAAACCCAACTATTTCTGTAAATACTGCCGGACACTATTCCGTTACAATTACCGACCAGTATGGTTGTTCGGGAACATCAAGTATAAACATATATCAAACAGGCAATAATAATTCTGGTTCTAACATTATCGTATCATCTAATATTATTACTCCAAATGGTGATGGTGTTAACGACTATTTTACAATTAACAATTTGCAATCATTTTTCAACAACGGAAGCAACGGCAATAGCGGTTGTAGTGTTGAGATATACAACATGTGGAATGAAATAGTATATTCTTCAAATTATTATAATAATGACTGGAATTGTCAATATTTTGACGGAAAAAGTCTTCCTGATGGTGCATATTATTACTACATTCAGTGTGGAAGAGATACTTTAAAAGGGAATATAAATATCTTAACGCACAATAATAACAATAGATAAAATACATTCATTAAAATGAAAAACATAAAATACATTTTATTTATACTGACAATTGTTTTTTGTTTTGGGCAACTAAGTTCAATTGCCCAACAATTAACTTTAAGCAATCAGTATATTGTTAATAAATTTTCACTTTCACCTGCATATGCCGGTCTTAATGAAAAATTTGAAATTTATGGCTCAACAAGAAATGAATGGATAGGAGTTTATGGTGCACCTTTAACAAATTCAATATCGGCAAATGGTGCAATTGGTAAAAACATGGGGATTGGTGCAAGTATTTCAAATATGCAGGCAGGTATTTTTATCAATATTTCTACCAGTTTATATTACTCATATCATATTCGTTTATCAAAAACAAAATTTCTTAGTTTTGGTTTAGGATGTGGCATGCTTGAAAATCATATTGACTTAAATAATAACGATGCTCAATCAGATCCTATTTTTATGAGATCCGGATCAAAGAGTGCAATGATTGATGCTAGTTTTGGCATATTATATAGCAGTAAAAAATTACATATAGGTGCTTCTGCACCAAGATTATTAGGAAGAAGAACTGATAATAGCCTTTATGCTCTTTGGCCGCATTACCAAGCTTTTATGAGCTACAAACTGAATTTCAGTAAAACATGGGCTATAAATCCAACTGCAATAATTCATTATCCTGTAGATGCTCCTTCATTTTATAATTTTACTATTCCTATTATTTACGATCAAAAAGTTTGGTTTACATTAATTTATAAAGAAACTGGTGACGCTGGAATCGGTATTGGAGCAAATCTTAAATCTAACCTTATTTTCAATTACACTTTTGAATGGTATGAGCATGGTTTGGCTCATAGATCAGGAGGCTCGCATGAATTAACACTAGGCTGGAGAATGAATAAAAAGAACACAGATCAACTTAAAAAGAATAAAAAGAAACCATATTACGAATGGGTTAACAAATAAAAAAGGAGGCAATGCCTCCTTTTTTATTTGTGTTTTATTTTGCTTAATTATTTACTATTGCTATTTTATTTGGTGGGTTATTATATGCTTCGGTAGTAACATCATTTAAAGATTTTGATTTCTTTGAAAGAACAAATCTGCATTTAGCAAATTTAGATACTGGCCAACCATACCATAATACATAATCACCATACTGGTCTTTCATGTTATAACGGGCAGTAGTTTGGTTATCCCATACCCAGGTCATTTTATCACCGTCATCATTAAAAGAAACACCAACATTTATAAATTTATGATAAACAACTGTTTTTAACCATTGTGCTTCTACATTGAATAAAGATAAAATTTCAGCTAATGTATTTGTAGCACCGCCTCCAACTCCTTCGAGTTTCATTTCAAGAGCAAAACGATCAGGTGTACCATCTGCTACAAAAAATTCACCTCCGTTAAATGTAAGGTTTGCATAATTAAACCACTGGTTAATATTTGAAGAAATTTGAGTGAATTTACTATCACCATAAACCAAGTATGTAACCATTGGACCAGCTGTTGACAATACAGTATTATCACTACTCAAATAAAAAGCAGTCAAAGGAAGTAAGCTATTTTGCATTTTAGGTAAAATGTTAACACCGGATGAGTCATAAGCCTCAGAAATTACCCAAACACCTTCCATTTTAGTTTTAGTAGGTGTTTCATCTTTTTCCTTCTTACAACTAGAAAAGAAGAAAGTAACAGAAACAAGTGTAACAATTGTTAAAAATAGTGTATTCGTTTTTTTCATATTTGTGGTTTTTATTATTAAACAAAAATAAAACTTTTATTAATACGAATTAAAATAAAAATTAGTTTCAATTGCAAAATTATATTCTAAAACTAAGAAAATGATATTTCACTTTTTTAATCTTTTCTTCTCCATATTTATTATAAAATTCTTCGAGGAAAGTATTAAAAAAAACCTTTCCCTCTTTTGCCTTTTCTTTGGCTTCAATTGTTATATCTGAAAATTCGATATTAACTGTTCTTTTAGGAGCTAAAAAAAAGAAATTAATAATCACAATAAATATGCCTTTTAAAAATGCCTTAAAAAATGAGGGAGATTTACCGGTTTTAGCTTTTGACCACATACTACCCCACAAACCACTAATTCTAACTCCAACAATCTCAGTATTTTCAGGAATTTCAGATACAACAACCCAAGCACTTTTTTTGTTTTTAATTTTTTCAAATCCTTGTTCTGCTGTTTGTCCTGATGGATAAAGCAATACATTTTTACCATCTTTTATTGCTTCTATAACACTTTTATTTATCCTGTCAAGCACTGATGTATCTCTGCTACCTGCCGTTAAATCACTAACAGGAACAGCTTTTATACTATTTAATACTTGCTTTAATAAAGGTATTTTAAAATATGTTTCAGTAACTATTGGCATTACAGGTGTGTACTTTGAAATATGCGTAAAAAGGATTTGCGGATCAACAATAGCCTGATGATTTGGCAAAAACAATTTTGGGTTTTTAGAACTAAGTAAATCAATTCCACGAATATTAACTTTGTACCGAAGCCTTAAAAGGTTTCTATATATAAAAATAACAATACCCATAGATTAATTCATGGTAAAATTCTATTAACTCTTTCCCTCATTTCAGGTACAAATCTTACAAGTAGAAATGTTATGACAATAACCGATAAAAGCAAAAACAAAAAAACCATATTTGTTCCAAATTTACCGGAAATAAAACCAAATAATCCTGAGCCAATAAAAAGCATTAAAAATGTAATAAAATTAGAATATGCAATCATGTCTCCCTGCTTTCGACCCTCAATTTTAGTCTGAATATAAGCACTTAACGGTACCATAAATATTCCGCTGAACATTGCTATAAAAAAGATAAAAACTGAAAACAAATAAACATTTGTTGGCTGAATTATGTAAACCAGAATTAAGAAAATTGCCATTCCAAAACCACCAATTGGAGTTAAAAGCAATTCTACTTTGCCTTTCGATATTAATCCCGAACTTAAACTTCCCAATCCGATTCCAATCAAGGCGATCGACATTACCATACTCATTTCTGTATTCGATAATTTAAGTATTCCGGGGCAATGAACAATTAAATTCATTTGTAACATACCATCTATCATCCAGAAAGAGCCTAAACCTAAAACAATCAGATTCATTCCCTTAAATCCTTTTACCCATTTAAATGAATTAATTAAAAACATAATTGGATTAATTGTTTCCGAAGAGCTTTTTAATGGCTCTGTTTCATTAGCTTTTATTAAAACAGTTGTAATAAAACTTAATACTGAAACTCCTATTAAAACAGCAGCCAGCAAATGGTAATTATAATGATCAGAAATTATTGAAGCCACTACAGGCCCCACAATGTTTCCGAAAAATACAAGCATTTCCATTGCTCCAGTTCCGAAAGAAATACCTCTATTACCACCAATATCGCGAATTAAACCATATTTTGCAGGTGAAAATAATGTACTCACAACTCCAAGCAAAAAAATACAAACCAAAACGACATAAATATTTTCAATATAAAATCCTAAAGCTCCAATCACGTAAATTGGAAACTCAACTATTCTGGAATACAAAATAATCTTCTTTTTATACATTATCTGCGCTAGTTTCCCTGCCAGTGGTGAGAAAAAAATGTACGGAACAAAAAATAAACCTGAAGCTAACGAAACAATATACGAATCGGCTCCTGAGTCTTTTGGAAACCAAGCTACCGAAATAGTAATTATCAGTAATTTGAAATAATTATTGTTGAATACTCCTAAAAAGTTAGTAGAAAGTAGTGGTATCCATTTAGTTCCAGACATTAAAATTATTTATAGTTTTTTATTATCTTGGCGCAAGTTAATTAAAAAATCATTTTTATATGACAGGAACCCCTTGGGTTGATGCTTTTATTTTTGGAATAATAAGCGCAGTTTCTTTACCGTTAGGTGCATTACTATCCTTTATTTGGAAGCCAAAATCAAAAATCACAGCAGCACTTATGGCTTTTGGTGGTGGCGCTCTTCTTGCTGCTTTAACAATTGATTTAGTTGCAGTTGCAGTTCACAATGGTCATTTTTGGATATTAGCAATGGGATGTATTATTGGAGGAATATTCTATTTCTTTCTAAATCAAATAGTAAATAACAATGGTGGATTTCTTAGAAAAACTGGTACAGCACTTTCTCATTTAAAAAAAGTAAGACGTAAAAATCTAAATGAATTAGCAAAAAGAATAAGCACAATTCCACTTTTTCAACAATTACCTGCAGATGAACTTCAGTCAATTATTCCCTACATTCAGAATAGGACTTATAAAACAGGAAAACACCTTGTACATCATGATGATCCTGGAGATAGATTATTAATAATTGAATCGGGAAAAGTTAAATTAATTGACGAAGATAAAAACCTAACATTATTTGCCGAACAAAATGCTGTACTGGGCGAAATAGAACTATTAACCGGAAGTAAGCACGAGTTTAGTATTATTGCCGAAACAGACGTATCTGTTTTTATGGTTTTAAAAACAGATTTTGATAAAATTGTTTCACAATCAGCTTTATTAACAAAAAAAGTTGAAGAAATTATTAATAATCAAATTGAATTATTAAAAGAAAATCATATAGTTAGCAACGAAAAAGCTGAAGCCTGGTATAAAAAAGCTATTTCCAACTTAGATGGAAAATCAAGCAGCATACATTCAAGCGACCTTAAAAGTCAATCAGTAAAACATGCGGGAGGCGCTGCACTTGCAATATGGTTAGGAATTATGTTGGATGGTATACCAGAATCAATTGTTATAGGTTCAAGCCTGCTAACAATGGGAACTATGAGCTTATCTTTACTTGCAGGTTTATTTTTATCAAATTTCCCGGAAGCATTATCTAGCTCAATAGGCTTAAGAGAACAAAAATTTTCAAAAATGAAAATATTGTTTATGTGGACAACCATAATGTTATTAACTGGTGTAGGAGCAATTGCTGGAAATGTTTTTTTTGCAAATGTA belongs to Bacteroidia bacterium and includes:
- a CDS encoding PKD domain-containing protein, with product MKKIIASIFTLFFYQFCFSQVVDFTYSQTCIGSVPTTLTGSSTYPDSDIQTWEWDINSDGSWDYTGKTVTVYSFISPGVYSIPVTLRITLITGPSFSKMNNVILDPKPTVDFIVSNPCVNDMAIYTSQSNIISGSIVKYIWDFTNDLMPDDSSGSTVNYFCSTIGSINSKLKAVSDKGCKNEIIKTVQIYSKPIASFLVQNNCTNKNTLFINSSSIGFYYWNFGDGTQSTSTGHVSHIYNNSGSYNVTLINTSNGCSDTVTNNISIYQSPTASFSISNICQGQNTMFNPTQIANNYHWDFGDGNQVNTSGSATHTYINSGNYYVTLVASNNNPCNDTITNNININPTPIVSISAPDTMIYGNGQIQLTANGGGNVQWSNGMQNPTISVNTAGHYSVTITDQYGCSGTSSINIYQTGNNNSGSNIIVSSNIITPNGDGVNDYFTINNLQSFFNNGSNGNSGCSVEIYNMWNEIVYSSNYYNNDWNCQYFDGKSLPDGAYYYYIQCGRDTLKGNINILTHNNNNR
- a CDS encoding PorP/SprF family type IX secretion system membrane protein is translated as MKNIKYILFILTIVFCFGQLSSIAQQLTLSNQYIVNKFSLSPAYAGLNEKFEIYGSTRNEWIGVYGAPLTNSISANGAIGKNMGIGASISNMQAGIFINISTSLYYSYHIRLSKTKFLSFGLGCGMLENHIDLNNNDAQSDPIFMRSGSKSAMIDASFGILYSSKKLHIGASAPRLLGRRTDNSLYALWPHYQAFMSYKLNFSKTWAINPTAIIHYPVDAPSFYNFTIPIIYDQKVWFTLIYKETGDAGIGIGANLKSNLIFNYTFEWYEHGLAHRSGGSHELTLGWRMNKKNTDQLKKNKKKPYYEWVNK
- a CDS encoding 1-acyl-sn-glycerol-3-phosphate acyltransferase — protein: MGIVIFIYRNLLRLRYKVNIRGIDLLSSKNPKLFLPNHQAIVDPQILFTHISKYTPVMPIVTETYFKIPLLKQVLNSIKAVPVSDLTAGSRDTSVLDRINKSVIEAIKDGKNVLLYPSGQTAEQGFEKIKNKKSAWVVVSEIPENTEIVGVRISGLWGSMWSKAKTGKSPSFFKAFLKGIFIVIINFFFLAPKRTVNIEFSDITIEAKEKAKEGKVFFNTFLEEFYNKYGEEKIKKVKYHFLSFRI
- a CDS encoding MFS transporter, with protein sequence MSGTKWIPLLSTNFLGVFNNNYFKLLIITISVAWFPKDSGADSYIVSLASGLFFVPYIFFSPLAGKLAQIMYKKKIILYSRIVEFPIYVIGALGFYIENIYVVLVCIFLLGVVSTLFSPAKYGLIRDIGGNRGISFGTGAMEMLVFFGNIVGPVVASIISDHYNYHLLAAVLIGVSVLSFITTVLIKANETEPLKSSSETINPIMFLINSFKWVKGFKGMNLIVLGLGSFWMIDGMLQMNLIVHCPGILKLSNTEMSMVMSIALIGIGLGSLSSGLISKGKVELLLTPIGGFGMAIFLILVYIIQPTNVYLFSVFIFFIAMFSGIFMVPLSAYIQTKIEGRKQGDMIAYSNFITFLMLFIGSGLFGFISGKFGTNMVFLFLLLSVIVITFLLVRFVPEMRERVNRILP
- a CDS encoding cyclic nucleotide-binding domain-containing protein — protein: MTGTPWVDAFIFGIISAVSLPLGALLSFIWKPKSKITAALMAFGGGALLAALTIDLVAVAVHNGHFWILAMGCIIGGIFYFFLNQIVNNNGGFLRKTGTALSHLKKVRRKNLNELAKRISTIPLFQQLPADELQSIIPYIQNRTYKTGKHLVHHDDPGDRLLIIESGKVKLIDEDKNLTLFAEQNAVLGEIELLTGSKHEFSIIAETDVSVFMVLKTDFDKIVSQSALLTKKVEEIINNQIELLKENHIVSNEKAEAWYKKAISNLDGKSSSIHSSDLKSQSVKHAGGAALAIWLGIMLDGIPESIVIGSSLLTMGTMSLSLLAGLFLSNFPEALSSSIGLREQKFSKMKILFMWTTIMLLTGVGAIAGNVFFANVTHSYLALIDGLAAGAMLTMIAETMLPEAFHMGGSVTGLSTLIGFLTTIACKFI